Proteins encoded in a region of the Streptomyces akebiae genome:
- the cbiE gene encoding precorrin-6y C5,15-methyltransferase (decarboxylating) subunit CbiE: MTPARPGPPYAVTVVGLGADGWRGVPDASRAALRDAEVLIGGPRQLDLLPPECAGERIAWPSPLRPAVPALIAAHTGRRIAVLASGDPMFYGIGRALAEEAGDRLRVLPHPSSVSYAAARLGWPLEDVEVVTLVGRPAARLAAALHDGRRLLVLSADAGTPAEVAALLRDRGFGPSRMRVLEQLGGERERIGDATTADDWTRARPPGDPLNIVAVECRQDPDALRLGAVPGLPDEAYEHDGQLTKRHVRAATLAALAPAPGELLWDVGGGSGSIAIEWMRTHPSCRAVTVERDPVRAARITRNADRLGVPGLRVVTGAAPAALAELPRPDAVFIGGGLTAPGLLDAGWAALPAGGRLVANTVTLESEALLADAHRRHGGELVRLAVAQAVPVGGFTGWRQAMPVTQWAVRKPVDAVDPVDLVDPHDPVDPLDPRDTASEADR; the protein is encoded by the coding sequence GTGACCCCCGCACGACCAGGACCGCCGTACGCCGTCACCGTCGTCGGGCTCGGTGCCGACGGCTGGCGAGGCGTCCCGGACGCCTCCCGGGCCGCCCTGCGCGACGCAGAGGTCCTGATCGGGGGCCCGCGTCAGCTCGACCTGCTCCCCCCGGAGTGCGCGGGCGAGCGGATCGCCTGGCCCTCGCCCCTGCGCCCCGCCGTCCCCGCCCTGATCGCCGCGCACACCGGCCGCCGGATAGCCGTCCTCGCCAGCGGGGACCCCATGTTCTACGGCATAGGCCGTGCCCTCGCCGAGGAGGCCGGTGACCGGCTGCGCGTCCTGCCGCATCCCTCCTCCGTCTCGTACGCGGCGGCCCGCCTCGGCTGGCCGCTGGAGGACGTCGAGGTCGTCACACTCGTCGGGCGGCCCGCGGCCAGGCTCGCCGCCGCCCTGCACGACGGGCGCCGACTGCTGGTGCTGAGCGCGGACGCCGGCACGCCCGCCGAGGTCGCCGCCCTGCTGCGGGACCGCGGCTTCGGGCCGAGCCGGATGCGCGTCCTGGAACAGCTCGGCGGCGAGAGGGAGCGGATCGGTGACGCGACCACCGCCGACGACTGGACGCGGGCACGACCGCCGGGCGACCCCCTCAACATCGTCGCCGTCGAGTGCCGGCAGGACCCGGACGCCCTCCGGCTCGGCGCCGTACCCGGCCTGCCCGACGAGGCGTACGAGCACGACGGCCAGCTGACCAAACGCCATGTGCGTGCCGCCACCCTGGCCGCGCTCGCCCCGGCCCCCGGCGAACTGCTCTGGGACGTGGGCGGCGGATCCGGCTCGATCGCGATCGAGTGGATGCGCACCCACCCCTCCTGTCGCGCCGTCACCGTGGAACGCGACCCCGTACGGGCCGCGCGCATCACCCGCAACGCCGACCGGCTCGGCGTACCCGGACTACGGGTCGTCACCGGTGCCGCCCCCGCCGCGCTGGCCGAACTGCCACGGCCGGACGCCGTGTTCATCGGCGGCGGTCTCACCGCGCCCGGCCTCCTCGACGCCGGCTGGGCCGCGCTGCCCGCGGGGGGACGGCTGGTCGCCAACACCGTGACCCTGGAGTCCGAGGCGCTGCTCGCCGACGCCCACCGCCGCCACGGCGGCGAACTGGTGCGGCTCGCGGTGGCGCAGGCCGTGCCCGTGGGCGGCTTCACCGGATGGCGGCAGGCCATGCCGGTGACCCAGTGGGCGGTGCGCAAACCCGTCGACGCCGTCGATCCCGTGGATCTCGTCGACCCCCATGACCCCGTCGACCCCCTCGACCCCCGCGACACCGCTTCGGAGGCAGACAGATGA
- a CDS encoding family 2 encapsulin nanocompartment cargo protein terpene cyclase yields the protein MPDSGPLGSSPPEQRPTPPPAVPDAPARVVADPPVTPIPSGFLASLHPPVTIPGRPPTPPPAPPSAPPTAVPDAPDTTAADSALRAVLRGPTGPGTASLAVAGRYSAPPSDPVSPAPAPSAAGRAVPGLYHHPVPEPDPVRVEEVSRRIKRWAEDEVQLYPEEWEGEFDGFSVGRYMVACHPDAPTVDHLMLATRLMVAENAVDDCYCEDHGGSPVGLGGRLLLAHTALDHCHTTAEYAPQWRESLASDPPRRAYHSAMDYFVRAATPSQADRYRHDMARLHMGYLAEAAWAQTGHVPEVWEYLAMRQFNNFRPCPTITDTVGGYELPADLHARPDTQRVIALAGNATTIVNDLYSYTKELDSPGHHLNLPVVIAERERLSERDAYLKAVEVHNELQHAFEAAAADLAQACPLPTVLRFLRGVAAWVDGNHDWHRTNTYRYSLPDFW from the coding sequence ATGCCCGACTCCGGGCCCCTCGGATCATCACCCCCTGAGCAGCGGCCGACACCGCCCCCAGCCGTGCCGGACGCCCCCGCAAGGGTGGTCGCGGACCCTCCGGTCACACCGATCCCCTCCGGCTTTCTGGCATCACTGCATCCGCCGGTCACGATCCCCGGTCGGCCGCCGACCCCGCCACCGGCCCCGCCCTCGGCGCCCCCCACCGCCGTACCGGACGCGCCGGACACGACGGCAGCCGACTCCGCGCTCCGGGCGGTCCTTCGCGGACCGACCGGACCGGGCACGGCCTCGCTCGCCGTGGCCGGCAGGTACAGCGCCCCGCCCTCCGATCCGGTGTCCCCGGCACCCGCTCCGTCCGCCGCGGGGCGAGCGGTCCCCGGTCTCTACCACCACCCCGTCCCGGAGCCCGATCCCGTACGCGTCGAGGAGGTGAGCCGCCGGATCAAGCGCTGGGCCGAGGACGAGGTCCAGCTCTATCCCGAGGAGTGGGAGGGGGAGTTCGACGGGTTCTCCGTGGGCCGTTACATGGTCGCCTGCCACCCCGACGCCCCGACGGTCGACCACCTGATGCTCGCCACGCGGCTGATGGTCGCGGAGAACGCGGTCGACGACTGCTACTGCGAGGACCACGGCGGGTCCCCCGTCGGTCTCGGCGGGCGCCTCCTCCTGGCGCACACCGCCCTCGACCACTGCCACACCACCGCGGAGTACGCGCCTCAGTGGCGGGAATCCCTCGCCTCGGACCCCCCGCGCCGGGCGTACCACAGCGCGATGGACTACTTCGTCCGCGCGGCCACCCCCTCCCAGGCGGACCGCTACCGGCACGACATGGCCCGGCTGCACATGGGCTACCTCGCCGAGGCCGCCTGGGCGCAGACCGGTCATGTCCCGGAGGTGTGGGAGTACCTGGCGATGCGCCAGTTCAACAACTTCCGCCCCTGCCCCACGATCACCGACACCGTCGGCGGCTACGAACTGCCCGCGGACCTGCACGCCCGACCGGACACGCAACGGGTCATCGCCCTCGCCGGCAACGCGACGACCATCGTCAACGACCTCTACTCGTACACCAAGGAACTCGACAGCCCGGGCCACCACCTGAACCTGCCGGTGGTGATCGCGGAACGCGAGCGGCTCTCCGAGCGCGACGCCTATCTGAAGGCCGTCGAGGTCCACAACGAACTGCAGCACGCCTTCGAGGCCGCCGCGGCCGACCTCGCGCAGGCCTGCCCCCTGCCCACCGTGCTGCGTTTCCTCAGGGGCGTGGCCGCCTGGGTCGACGGCAACCACGACTGGCACCGCACCAATACCTACCGCTACAGCCTGCCCGATTTCTGGTGA
- a CDS encoding MGH1-like glycoside hydrolase domain-containing protein: protein MRHPLRPKRRALAVLCASALSVGLLSAGPGASPALAADDPDAVALDKNAILAANQLDERQWYKDNIPFLDTPDDDIDEVYYYRWSTFKRALRYTVPGTGYVSTEYDVPIGYAGNPYTALPDATGYHLLDGRWLHNRDYAGDYLDFWLRGAGNSGARNFSEWITSAAYQRYLVTGDAAQIKSALPHLIALYKRWDSNFDADVTVNGTQSSSDLFHQTPLSDATEYTETSMHSSNWFSGGRGYRPTINAYMFAAAQAISKIATMNGDTATANEYDGKAAQLKAAVQNSLWDPQRNFFMQVYNTDGTNGTLKQTRTTWREAMGYAPWAFNLPDAQYSSAWKYLTDAKRFKAPFGPTTLERVHDFEAEQATVVHANTHDSSTASNGKYVGQIDFDDSAVTFTVDAPGNGTYPVTVHYANATSATSTHKVVVNGDTASPVTVSYAPGGSWGQFSESKSVTVQVPMKTGANTLKFTKGTGFAELDRITANPYFNYEAIPAEQKRDDANCCHWNGPSWPFQTSQILTGLANLLQDYPSQNFVTKADYQTMLAQFADLQHKDGEPYVAEAANGDTGEWIYDGFNFSEHYNHSSFNDLVLSGLLGIKPQANNTLVLKPLIPSGWDWFAVESLPYHGHTLSIRWDRDGTHYGKGSGLQIFQDGQRIHQSATIGTSTTVNVAAPVTPAQPTRLMNVAANPLTAEQDWLGRTITQPYPKAFASYTNTVSNGPHCHSGQTCKPTTFDAPLRATDGWIRYDKIPDNRWTNSGSPNATDHLGVDFGAPRKINEVKFYTYDDGANIRVPASYTVQYLKDGAWVNVPSQTKSPAAPVADNPNEVTFPTITTSQFRVVFTPQAGKFVGVTELESWYPETPRVKITNKNSNLELGIAGSSIAAGGAVQQQTVGSSANHWWKIVPAENGYYKIFNTNSGQVLGIKDASKTAGATALQWGDTLTADHLWSIVDAGGGYAKLVNKNSGMVLGIQNMSTSSGAQALQWDDTGTADHLWKIAAEDGSTPFTS, encoded by the coding sequence ATGCGTCATCCCCTCAGACCCAAGCGCCGCGCGCTGGCCGTCCTGTGCGCCTCGGCGTTGTCCGTCGGCCTGCTGTCGGCCGGCCCGGGAGCGAGCCCGGCCCTGGCGGCCGACGACCCCGACGCGGTCGCGCTGGACAAGAACGCGATCCTCGCCGCCAACCAGCTCGACGAGCGCCAGTGGTACAAGGACAACATCCCGTTCCTGGACACCCCCGACGACGACATCGACGAGGTCTACTACTACCGGTGGAGCACCTTCAAGCGGGCACTGCGCTACACCGTGCCGGGCACCGGGTACGTGTCGACCGAGTACGACGTGCCGATCGGCTACGCCGGGAACCCGTACACCGCGCTGCCGGACGCGACCGGCTACCACCTGCTGGACGGGCGCTGGCTGCACAACCGCGACTACGCGGGCGACTACCTGGACTTCTGGCTGCGCGGGGCGGGCAACTCGGGTGCGCGCAACTTCAGTGAGTGGATCACGAGCGCCGCGTACCAGCGTTATCTCGTGACCGGTGACGCGGCGCAGATCAAGTCCGCGCTCCCCCACCTGATCGCCCTCTACAAGCGGTGGGACTCCAACTTCGACGCCGACGTCACGGTGAACGGCACGCAGTCCTCCAGCGACCTGTTCCACCAGACCCCGCTGTCCGACGCCACGGAGTACACCGAGACGTCGATGCACAGCAGCAACTGGTTCAGCGGCGGCCGCGGTTACCGGCCCACGATCAACGCGTACATGTTCGCCGCCGCCCAGGCCATCAGCAAGATCGCCACGATGAACGGCGACACGGCGACCGCGAACGAGTACGACGGCAAGGCCGCGCAGCTGAAGGCCGCCGTGCAGAACTCGCTGTGGGACCCGCAGCGGAACTTCTTCATGCAGGTCTACAACACGGACGGCACCAACGGCACGCTGAAGCAGACCCGGACCACCTGGCGTGAGGCGATGGGCTACGCCCCCTGGGCGTTCAACCTCCCCGACGCGCAGTACTCGTCGGCGTGGAAGTACCTGACGGACGCCAAGCGGTTCAAGGCGCCGTTCGGGCCGACGACGCTGGAGCGGGTGCACGACTTCGAGGCCGAGCAGGCCACCGTCGTCCACGCGAACACCCACGACTCCTCGACGGCGTCCAACGGCAAGTACGTCGGGCAGATCGACTTCGACGACAGCGCGGTCACCTTCACCGTGGACGCGCCCGGCAACGGCACGTACCCGGTGACGGTCCACTACGCCAACGCCACCTCCGCCACCTCGACCCACAAGGTCGTCGTGAACGGCGACACCGCGAGCCCGGTCACCGTGAGCTACGCGCCCGGCGGCAGCTGGGGCCAGTTCTCGGAGTCGAAGTCCGTCACCGTGCAGGTCCCCATGAAGACCGGGGCCAACACGCTGAAGTTCACCAAGGGCACCGGCTTCGCCGAGCTGGACCGGATCACCGCGAACCCGTACTTCAACTACGAGGCGATACCCGCCGAGCAGAAGCGCGACGACGCCAACTGCTGCCACTGGAACGGCCCGAGCTGGCCCTTCCAGACCAGCCAGATCCTGACCGGCCTCGCCAACCTGCTGCAGGACTACCCCTCGCAGAACTTCGTCACCAAGGCCGACTACCAGACGATGCTGGCCCAGTTCGCCGACCTCCAGCACAAGGACGGCGAGCCCTACGTCGCCGAGGCCGCCAACGGCGACACCGGCGAGTGGATCTACGACGGGTTCAACTTCAGCGAGCACTACAACCACTCCAGCTTCAACGACCTGGTGCTGAGCGGTCTGCTGGGCATCAAGCCGCAGGCGAACAACACGCTGGTGCTGAAGCCGCTGATCCCGTCCGGCTGGGACTGGTTCGCGGTGGAGAGCCTGCCGTACCACGGGCACACCCTCTCGATCCGCTGGGACCGGGACGGCACGCACTACGGCAAGGGCAGCGGCCTGCAGATCTTCCAGGACGGGCAGCGCATCCACCAGTCCGCGACGATCGGGACCAGCACGACCGTGAACGTGGCCGCCCCGGTCACCCCGGCGCAGCCCACGCGGCTGATGAACGTGGCCGCCAACCCGCTCACCGCCGAGCAGGACTGGCTGGGCCGCACCATCACCCAGCCCTACCCCAAGGCCTTCGCCTCCTACACCAACACGGTCTCCAACGGCCCGCACTGCCACAGCGGGCAGACCTGCAAGCCCACCACCTTCGACGCCCCGCTGCGGGCGACGGACGGCTGGATCCGCTACGACAAGATCCCCGACAACCGCTGGACCAACTCCGGCTCACCCAACGCCACCGACCACCTCGGCGTCGACTTCGGAGCCCCTCGCAAGATCAACGAGGTGAAGTTCTACACCTACGACGACGGCGCGAACATCCGTGTCCCGGCGAGCTACACCGTGCAGTACCTCAAGGACGGCGCCTGGGTGAACGTCCCGAGCCAGACGAAGAGCCCTGCCGCGCCCGTCGCCGACAACCCCAACGAGGTGACCTTCCCGACGATCACCACATCCCAGTTCCGGGTGGTGTTCACCCCGCAGGCAGGCAAGTTCGTCGGCGTCACCGAGCTGGAGTCCTGGTACCCCGAGACACCCCGGGTCAAGATCACCAACAAGAACAGCAACCTGGAACTCGGCATCGCCGGCTCCTCCATCGCCGCCGGAGGCGCCGTCCAGCAGCAGACCGTCGGGAGCAGCGCCAACCACTGGTGGAAGATCGTCCCGGCCGAGAACGGCTACTACAAGATCTTCAACACCAACAGCGGACAGGTCCTCGGCATCAAGGACGCCTCCAAGACCGCGGGCGCCACCGCGCTCCAGTGGGGTGACACCCTGACCGCCGACCATCTGTGGTCGATCGTCGACGCGGGCGGCGGCTACGCCAAGCTCGTCAACAAGAACAGCGGCATGGTCCTCGGCATCCAGAACATGTCCACGTCGTCCGGGGCACAGGCCCTGCAGTGGGACGACACGGGTACCGCCGACCACCTGTGGAAGATCGCCGCGGAGGACGGCTCCACACCGTTCACCTCGTGA
- a CDS encoding family 2B encapsulin nanocompartment shell protein yields MSVDSVPEARTTPAAPQQSLGTAAARNLATTTKSAPQMQEITSRWLLRMLPWVEAGGGAYRVNRRLRHTLGDGRVEFVQEGATVRVIPRELGELALLRGFEDTDVLTALADRCAQRDFTAGEVLVERGSPADRIHLIAHGRVSQTSEGRYGGEIAVAVLADGDHFGEKALSDSDTRHDCTVTAETSGTLLTLSRADFAAVQASAPHLRAHVDMFRSRTRQRQNKHGEAEIALSAGHVGEPDLPGTFVDYELRPREYELSVAQTVLRVHTRVADLYNGPMDQSEEQLRLTIQALRERQEHELINNREFGLLHNADFKQRLQPRSGPPTPDDMDDLLCRRRGTKLFLAHPRTIAAIARGFNACGLHPDHVDLGGQTVPAWRGVPILPCDKIPISREQTSSIIAMRTGEKNQGVIGLRQTGLPDEYEEGLSVRFMGIDAQAITSYLVSTYYSAAVLLPDALGVMENVQIAHRPR; encoded by the coding sequence ATGTCCGTCGACAGCGTCCCGGAAGCTCGGACCACACCCGCCGCACCGCAGCAGTCCCTGGGTACCGCCGCCGCCCGCAACCTCGCCACCACCACCAAGTCCGCCCCGCAGATGCAGGAGATCACCTCCCGCTGGCTGCTGCGGATGCTGCCCTGGGTCGAGGCCGGAGGCGGGGCCTACCGGGTCAACCGACGGCTGCGCCACACGCTCGGCGACGGGCGCGTCGAGTTCGTCCAGGAGGGCGCCACGGTCCGGGTGATCCCCCGGGAGCTCGGTGAACTGGCCCTTCTGCGCGGCTTCGAGGACACGGACGTCCTCACCGCCCTCGCCGACCGCTGCGCGCAGCGCGACTTCACGGCGGGCGAGGTCCTCGTCGAGCGCGGCAGCCCCGCCGACCGGATCCATCTGATCGCCCACGGTCGGGTCAGCCAGACCTCCGAGGGCAGGTACGGCGGCGAGATCGCCGTCGCGGTGCTCGCGGACGGCGACCACTTCGGTGAGAAGGCGCTGTCGGATTCCGACACCCGCCACGACTGCACGGTCACCGCCGAGACCTCCGGCACCCTCCTCACCCTCTCCCGTGCCGACTTCGCCGCCGTCCAGGCCTCCGCGCCCCACCTCCGAGCCCATGTCGACATGTTCAGGTCCCGCACGCGGCAGCGGCAGAACAAGCACGGCGAGGCCGAGATCGCCCTGTCGGCCGGTCACGTCGGCGAGCCCGACCTGCCGGGCACCTTCGTCGACTACGAACTGCGGCCGCGTGAGTACGAGCTCTCCGTCGCGCAGACCGTTCTGAGAGTCCACACCCGGGTCGCCGATCTCTACAACGGTCCGATGGACCAGAGCGAGGAACAACTCAGGCTCACCATCCAGGCCTTGCGGGAGCGTCAGGAACACGAGCTGATCAACAACCGCGAGTTCGGGCTGCTGCACAACGCCGACTTCAAGCAGCGCCTCCAGCCCCGCTCCGGCCCGCCGACCCCGGACGACATGGACGATCTGCTCTGCCGCCGGCGCGGCACGAAGCTGTTCCTCGCCCACCCCAGGACGATCGCCGCCATCGCACGCGGCTTCAACGCCTGCGGTCTCCACCCCGACCACGTCGACCTCGGCGGGCAGACCGTCCCCGCCTGGCGCGGAGTGCCCATCCTGCCCTGCGACAAGATCCCGATCAGCAGGGAGCAGACCAGCTCCATCATCGCGATGCGCACCGGCGAGAAGAACCAGGGCGTCATCGGCCTACGGCAGACGGGACTGCCGGACGAGTACGAAGAGGGTCTCTCCGTGCGGTTCATGGGCATCGACGCACAGGCGATCACCTCCTACCTCGTCAGCACCTACTACTCCGCCGCCGTGCTCCTGCCCGACGCCCTCGGCGTGATGGAGAACGTGCAGATCGCGCACAGGCCGCGCTGA
- a CDS encoding SpoIIE family protein phosphatase, translating into MPEEETRSGSGGQDRITAAPGGLLDVLRVAALVLGSDGRIVLWSPEAESLLGFSAAEALGQDAGALLVDPDHRSLAHELFDRVRTGDRWAGVFPVRHKDGFTRRVEFRTMQLRDARGDVHALGLGTDADTVRNVERDLALSHILVSQSPVGIAVFDTDLRWVRVNPSLERINGVPEAAVLGRRVGEVLPALDVEAIESRMRRVLVTGEPLLDQQTVGRTAADSEEHAYSESYHRIEDANGRVLGLAMAILDISERQRATAEVAKARERLAVIADAGVRIGTTLDLRRTAQELADVAVPELADLAAVDVLDSVVNPGGTAAPRTDGSLDFWALALKANRPTDAIEAPDPVGEPAQYGPSRLVTRCVREARPILLEHVDDAAIRRIARSEAAARALRRAGVHSCLVAPLMARGEVLGTLSLYRTTGPRPFDDQDLTLATELAARAAICIDNARLYGRERDIALTLQRSLLSQEPPQHGGLEVASRYVPAVSEVGGDWFDVLPLKDGKVGLVVGDVMGKGVHAAAIMGQLRTATRALARLDLPPAELLHHLDGLATSLGDSDTLATCLYVVCDPRRGRCELSRAGHLPPVLVDPRGRAELLDVAGGVPLGVGGVPFTVEERELAEGALLVLFTDGLVESRSTPVAAGLQRLLGLLDDAGLPLEETCDMLLGALDRERNDDVALLLARRAGPYPPVA; encoded by the coding sequence ATGCCTGAGGAAGAGACCCGGAGCGGGAGCGGTGGACAGGACCGCATCACCGCCGCGCCGGGTGGGCTGCTGGATGTGCTGCGGGTGGCGGCCCTCGTCCTGGGCAGCGACGGCCGGATCGTGCTGTGGAGCCCCGAAGCCGAGTCCCTGCTCGGCTTCAGTGCCGCGGAGGCGCTGGGGCAGGACGCGGGCGCACTGCTGGTGGACCCCGATCACCGGTCACTGGCACACGAACTGTTCGACCGGGTGCGTACGGGCGACCGCTGGGCCGGCGTCTTCCCGGTGCGGCACAAGGACGGCTTCACCCGCCGGGTGGAGTTCCGCACCATGCAGCTGCGCGACGCCCGCGGTGACGTCCACGCCCTCGGCCTGGGCACCGACGCCGACACCGTGCGCAATGTGGAGCGGGACCTGGCGCTCTCCCACATCCTGGTCAGCCAGTCGCCGGTCGGCATCGCGGTCTTCGACACCGACCTGCGCTGGGTGCGGGTCAATCCGTCACTGGAACGCATCAACGGCGTCCCCGAGGCGGCGGTGCTGGGCCGCCGCGTCGGCGAGGTGCTGCCCGCTCTCGACGTGGAGGCCATCGAGTCACGCATGCGGCGGGTCCTGGTGACCGGCGAGCCCCTGCTGGACCAGCAGACGGTCGGCAGGACGGCGGCCGACAGCGAGGAACACGCCTACTCGGAGTCGTACCACCGGATCGAGGACGCCAACGGTCGGGTGCTGGGACTGGCGATGGCGATCCTCGACATCTCCGAGCGGCAGCGGGCGACGGCCGAGGTCGCGAAGGCCCGCGAACGCCTGGCGGTGATCGCCGACGCCGGCGTCCGCATCGGCACCACGCTCGACCTGCGCCGGACGGCACAGGAACTCGCCGACGTGGCCGTTCCCGAACTCGCCGACCTCGCGGCCGTCGACGTGCTGGACTCGGTGGTCAACCCCGGCGGCACGGCCGCGCCACGCACGGACGGCTCCCTCGACTTCTGGGCGCTGGCGCTCAAGGCGAACCGTCCCACCGACGCGATCGAGGCCCCGGACCCCGTCGGGGAACCCGCCCAGTACGGCCCGTCCCGGCTGGTCACCCGGTGCGTACGCGAAGCGCGGCCGATCCTGCTGGAGCACGTGGACGACGCCGCGATCCGGCGTATCGCCCGGAGCGAGGCCGCGGCGCGGGCGCTGCGCCGCGCCGGTGTCCACTCCTGTCTGGTGGCTCCGCTGATGGCGCGCGGCGAGGTCCTGGGCACGCTCAGCCTGTACCGCACGACCGGGCCCCGGCCCTTCGACGACCAGGACCTCACCCTCGCCACCGAACTGGCCGCGCGCGCCGCCATCTGCATCGACAACGCACGCCTGTACGGACGCGAACGCGACATCGCGCTCACCCTCCAACGCAGCCTGCTGTCCCAGGAGCCACCGCAGCACGGCGGCCTGGAGGTCGCCTCCCGCTACGTGCCCGCTGTCAGCGAGGTGGGCGGCGACTGGTTCGACGTGCTGCCGCTCAAGGACGGCAAGGTCGGACTCGTCGTCGGCGACGTGATGGGCAAGGGTGTGCACGCTGCCGCGATCATGGGCCAGCTCCGCACGGCCACCCGCGCCCTCGCCCGGCTCGACCTGCCGCCGGCCGAACTGCTGCACCACCTCGACGGCCTCGCCACCTCCCTCGGCGACTCCGACACCCTGGCCACCTGCCTCTACGTCGTCTGCGACCCCCGGCGCGGCCGGTGCGAGCTCTCCCGCGCGGGCCACCTGCCGCCGGTCCTGGTCGACCCGCGGGGGAGAGCCGAGCTCCTCGACGTCGCCGGCGGGGTGCCGCTCGGAGTGGGTGGGGTGCCGTTCACCGTCGAGGAGCGGGAACTCGCCGAGGGGGCGCTGCTCGTCCTGTTCACGGACGGCCTGGTGGAGAGCCGCTCGACACCCGTCGCGGCGGGACTGCAGCGTTTGCTCGGTCTGCTGGACGACGCCGGGCTCCCCCTGGAGGAGACCTGCGACATGCTCCTCGGCGCCCTGGACCGCGAGCGGAACGACGACGTGGCGCTGCTCCTCGCCCGACGCGCAGGCCCGTATCCGCCGGTCGCGTGA
- a CDS encoding VanW family protein, whose protein sequence is MRPRIASVPPLALAGGALTVGVGGLYLAGLLVTGGEIEAGTTVRGVDIGGLSRTEAVRKLDDHLAAAGSRELAVRVGDRGGTLDPRQAGLAFDVERTVDRAARTASDPFSVIGGFFRSGGDIEPVVRLEESKARAALGKLAQTLDQRVHDGAVTFEDGQVEQVAPHRGYALDVDAAVGTLRTSFLRGAADAVTALPARVTEPEVEAAEVRRAVREFARPAMSAPVTLTAGASRFTISPAVVGEYLTMRPDDSGRLIPKLDGKGLRAAPAVARPLADVTATAENAALRLDGDRVVVADDARTGVQVTDKALSKAVLPLLTETGAARTGEVAVRRTEPEVTRENAARLGLTEKVSSFTVNFEPAAYRTKNIGRAAQLINGSLVMPDETWSFNRTVGRRTAANGFVEGVMILDDQFTKAAGGGVSAVATTVFNAMFFAGVKPVEYGAHSFYIERYPEGREATVAWGSLDLRFTNDSGKALYIQAEATDTSVTVTFLGTRKYDEITSVKGPRTDVKPPEKKVSTDEKCVPQTPLEGFDVTVERVFHNDGKVVRREPFRTHYTPRDEITCEAPEKEAPEKEAAEKEAPAKADGDRPDDA, encoded by the coding sequence ATGCGCCCTCGAATAGCCTCCGTGCCGCCCCTCGCCCTGGCGGGCGGTGCGCTGACCGTCGGTGTCGGCGGTCTGTATCTGGCCGGCCTGCTCGTCACGGGTGGGGAGATCGAGGCGGGTACGACGGTGCGCGGGGTGGACATCGGGGGCCTCAGCCGCACGGAAGCCGTCCGCAAGCTGGACGACCACCTGGCGGCGGCCGGCTCACGGGAACTGGCCGTGCGGGTCGGCGACCGCGGCGGGACCCTCGACCCGCGGCAGGCCGGACTCGCCTTCGACGTCGAGCGGACCGTCGACCGGGCGGCGCGCACCGCCTCCGATCCGTTCAGCGTGATCGGCGGCTTCTTCCGCTCGGGGGGTGACATCGAACCGGTCGTACGCCTGGAGGAGAGCAAGGCGCGCGCCGCACTCGGGAAGCTGGCGCAGACCCTCGACCAGCGGGTCCACGACGGGGCCGTGACCTTCGAGGACGGGCAGGTCGAGCAGGTCGCTCCCCACCGGGGCTACGCACTGGACGTGGACGCCGCGGTCGGCACCCTGCGGACCTCCTTCCTGCGCGGCGCGGCGGACGCGGTCACGGCACTGCCCGCACGCGTGACCGAGCCGGAGGTGGAGGCGGCGGAGGTGCGGCGGGCGGTGCGCGAGTTCGCGCGGCCGGCCATGTCGGCGCCCGTCACCCTCACCGCGGGCGCCAGCCGCTTCACGATCAGCCCGGCCGTCGTGGGCGAGTACCTGACGATGAGGCCGGACGACTCCGGCAGACTGATCCCGAAGCTGGACGGCAAGGGCCTGCGCGCCGCCCCCGCTGTGGCCCGCCCCCTGGCCGATGTCACCGCCACGGCCGAGAACGCCGCACTGCGGCTGGACGGCGACCGGGTCGTGGTGGCCGACGACGCCAGGACCGGCGTACAGGTCACCGACAAGGCGCTGAGCAAGGCCGTACTGCCGCTGCTCACGGAAACGGGTGCGGCCCGTACCGGCGAGGTGGCCGTACGACGGACCGAGCCCGAGGTGACCCGGGAGAACGCGGCGCGGCTGGGGCTGACGGAGAAGGTGTCGTCCTTCACCGTCAACTTCGAACCGGCCGCCTACCGCACGAAGAACATCGGTCGGGCCGCCCAGCTCATCAACGGCTCCCTCGTCATGCCCGACGAGACCTGGAGCTTCAACCGCACCGTGGGCCGGCGCACCGCGGCCAACGGCTTCGTCGAGGGCGTCATGATCCTCGACGACCAGTTCACCAAGGCGGCCGGCGGGGGTGTCTCCGCCGTGGCCACGACCGTCTTCAACGCGATGTTCTTCGCCGGGGTCAAGCCGGTGGAGTACGGGGCTCACTCCTTCTACATCGAGCGTTACCCGGAGGGCCGTGAGGCGACGGTCGCCTGGGGGAGCCTCGATCTCCGGTTCACCAACGACTCCGGCAAGGCCCTCTACATCCAGGCCGAGGCCACCGACACCTCGGTGACCGTCACCTTCCTCGGCACCCGGAAATACGACGAGATCACATCGGTCAAGGGGCCCCGGACCGATGTGAAGCCGCCGGAGAAGAAGGTGAGCACCGACGAGAAGTGCGTGCCGCAGACGCCGCTCGAAGGTTTCGACGTCACCGTCGAACGGGTCTTCCACAACGACGGCAAGGTGGTGAGGCGCGAGCCGTTCCGCACCCACTACACCCCACGCGACGAGATCACCTGCGAAGCCCCCGAGAAGGAGGCTCCTGAGAAGGAAGCCGCCGAGAAGGAGGCTCCCGCGAAGGCCGACGGCGACCGGCCCGACGACGCGTAG